The Larimichthys crocea isolate SSNF chromosome XII, L_crocea_2.0, whole genome shotgun sequence region AGGAACGAAACAGTGACGCTGTAAAACCACTTCCTGTGAACACTCCATCCTTTCCACCAGTGTGTTGTAGTATTTAGgatcagtcttggtcttgagaTCAGTCTCGGGTCTGTCTCAGCGTTTCCATGTCAtgacttttacattttaaatttcagcCTGAATGTTaacaagaggagggaggagctTCTTCTGGTCAGTCGTCAAAATCAAGCCATCTACCAGCGAATCACGTCTCGCCAGTCAGAGTACCGCCGCCAGCTGTGGTTGGATGACTGGGAGAGGGCGGAGCGTCGGCGGGACGATATTTCCCGATACCCCCGAGGACTCGTGGAGAAACAGGTGAGTGAAACACGAGACAGTGTTATGATTCACCCACAACTCGAATACGCACAGAAGACAAAAATCTGACTTCTTCTTCGTGTTTTTGTTGGCGCACGTCGATCcgtgtttcatgtttgtctctgcagaagTCGCTCAGGAAGGTGAAGTTTGCGGCTGTGAATGGCAGCGAGCGCTCGACGAGCTGCAGCAACACCGACACAGACAAGACGGACAGGACGAGCCGAGACACCTGAAGCACCGACGAAAATCTGACTCtgcaaatatgaaattaaaaactCTATTGATCCttaaagcagcagtgtgtctctgtttatGTAACGTTTTTTCACTCTGATATAAcgaaacatttttgtttgaaggattttagaaatgatttctctctg contains the following coding sequences:
- the si:ch211-284k5.2 gene encoding uncharacterized protein si:ch211-284k5.2; its protein translation is MHRSYQPLKPVTNRYLQQRWDQNNYDNHRRKVTSALPVVDNKGSRTPAHVQLKLKKLQLQDERLSVIDRDNRLLASKLSDIVCSKGLVEHQNHYHLRSLNVNKRREELLLVSRQNQAIYQRITSRQSEYRRQLWLDDWERAERRRDDISRYPRGLVEKQKSLRKVKFAAVNGSERSTSCSNTDTDKTDRTSRDT